The Nitrospira sp. KM1 genome includes a window with the following:
- a CDS encoding J domain-containing protein codes for MKFRAGMSKRIGSLRTKTEDSIDVAVDTMMQERVDSYFRVEQGLDEIIKSLLQIEEELEQICDLSGAMRLESRLEFVEDRWDDLDSEIRERPRRRRRKISLADMLKAASGGGGDLSQSSGVNNAVDAYAIMGVEFGSSLADVTTAFRQKAKALHPDANNGDRSSEPELRRMLEAYQFLKEYLSLSNTEPMRPPDRPYSPAE; via the coding sequence ATGAAATTCCGTGCTGGCATGAGCAAACGGATCGGCTCGCTCAGGACGAAGACGGAAGACAGCATAGACGTGGCCGTCGATACGATGATGCAAGAACGGGTGGACAGTTACTTCCGTGTCGAACAGGGTTTGGATGAAATTATCAAATCCCTGCTGCAAATAGAGGAAGAATTGGAACAGATTTGTGACCTTTCGGGCGCAATGCGCCTCGAGTCGCGGCTTGAGTTTGTAGAGGATCGCTGGGACGACTTGGACAGTGAAATCCGCGAACGGCCCCGCCGGCGTCGCCGAAAGATCAGCTTGGCCGACATGCTGAAAGCGGCGAGCGGTGGCGGCGGAGATCTCTCACAAAGTTCAGGCGTAAACAACGCGGTCGACGCGTACGCCATCATGGGGGTCGAATTCGGCAGTTCACTCGCCGATGTGACGACGGCATTCCGTCAAAAGGCCAAAGCGCTGCATCCTGATGCGAACAATGGTGATCGCAGCTCCGAGCCGGAACTTCGGCGCATGCTCGAAGCCTATCAGTTTCTCAAAGAGTATCTCAGTCTCAGCAATACCGAACCGATGCGCCCACCTGATCGGCCGTACAGTCCTGCAGAATGA
- the arsC gene encoding arsenate reductase (glutaredoxin) (This arsenate reductase requires both glutathione and glutaredoxin to convert arsenate to arsenite, after which the efflux transporter formed by ArsA and ArsB can extrude the arsenite from the cell, providing resistance.) yields MAGIIIYQKPTCSTCRQVLQLVKESGKPFTAVNYYEQPFTKSQLMSLFKKAGLSPKDALRTKEDIYKELELAKTSHSDGELIDLMIAHPDLLQRPLVEKGDAAMLARPAETVKAML; encoded by the coding sequence ATGGCCGGAATCATCATTTATCAAAAACCCACGTGCTCGACCTGTCGACAAGTGCTGCAGCTCGTCAAGGAAAGCGGCAAGCCGTTCACCGCTGTGAATTATTACGAACAGCCATTTACGAAGTCCCAACTCATGTCCTTGTTCAAGAAGGCCGGGTTATCCCCCAAGGATGCTCTCCGGACAAAAGAAGACATCTACAAGGAACTCGAACTGGCAAAAACCTCCCACTCCGATGGCGAACTGATTGACTTGATGATCGCGCACCCGGATCTGCTCCAGCGGCCTCTAGTCGAGAAGGGAGATGCAGCCATGCTGGCGAGGCCTGCGGAAACCGTCAAGGCCATGCTCTGA
- a CDS encoding aspartate ammonia-lyase encodes MRHDDKHNQGATRIERDIMGELAVPADAYYGVQTARAIENFPISTLRMPRSVIRAMGLIKRAAAAINHELGLLNSQTADAIKQAASEVVEGTLDAEFPVDIFQTGSGTSTNMNANEVISNRATELVGGVRGSKMVHPNDHVNLGQSSNDVIPTAIHIAASEMIHRQLTPALKRLHQALRAKAGEFDKVVKIGRTHLQDATPVRLGQEFGGYARQIELGLERMKRAQSALSEVALGGTAVGTGLNCHPEFSAKVMAIISKETGCSFVEAADHFEAQSAQDSLVEASGELRTLAVSLMKIANDIRWLGSGPRCGLGEINLPETQPGSSIMPGKVNPVIAESVTMVCAQVIGNDVTVTVGGQAANFELIVMLPVMAYNVLQSIELLATSADNFASKCIAGIKANEERCKSLIEESLAMCTALAPEIGYEAAAKLAKEAYKSGKTVREIAREQRVLPDTRLNELLDPWRMTESGGPVGSAGG; translated from the coding sequence ATGCGTCACGATGACAAGCACAATCAGGGAGCAACGAGGATCGAGCGGGATATCATGGGGGAATTGGCTGTTCCAGCCGACGCCTATTACGGTGTGCAGACGGCTCGTGCCATAGAAAATTTTCCCATCAGCACCTTACGCATGCCCCGGTCAGTCATCCGGGCAATGGGTCTGATCAAACGGGCGGCCGCAGCGATCAACCACGAGCTTGGCCTTCTGAATTCTCAAACAGCCGACGCGATCAAACAGGCTGCCAGTGAGGTCGTAGAGGGAACACTCGATGCGGAATTCCCTGTGGATATTTTCCAGACCGGCTCCGGGACGTCTACGAACATGAATGCCAACGAAGTGATTTCCAACCGCGCGACTGAATTGGTCGGTGGGGTCCGCGGCAGCAAGATGGTGCACCCGAACGATCATGTGAATCTCGGACAGTCCAGTAATGACGTGATCCCTACCGCGATCCATATCGCGGCCTCTGAAATGATCCACCGCCAACTGACCCCGGCACTGAAACGGCTGCACCAGGCTCTTCGTGCCAAAGCCGGAGAGTTCGACAAGGTCGTCAAGATCGGCAGAACGCATTTGCAGGACGCCACTCCCGTTCGGCTCGGACAAGAGTTCGGTGGGTACGCCCGGCAGATCGAACTGGGCCTTGAGCGGATGAAACGGGCGCAAAGCGCGCTCAGCGAAGTCGCCTTGGGCGGCACAGCAGTCGGTACGGGTCTGAATTGCCATCCCGAATTCTCCGCCAAGGTTATGGCCATCATCTCCAAGGAGACCGGTTGCTCTTTCGTCGAGGCGGCCGACCATTTTGAGGCGCAGTCGGCCCAGGATTCATTGGTGGAAGCCAGCGGGGAATTGCGGACACTTGCCGTCAGCCTGATGAAAATCGCCAATGACATTCGATGGCTTGGTTCAGGCCCCCGGTGTGGACTGGGGGAGATCAATCTGCCGGAGACTCAGCCAGGCTCCTCGATCATGCCTGGTAAAGTGAACCCCGTCATTGCGGAATCGGTCACGATGGTCTGCGCGCAGGTGATCGGTAATGATGTGACGGTGACGGTCGGCGGTCAAGCCGCAAATTTTGAATTGATCGTGATGTTGCCGGTCATGGCATATAACGTTCTTCAATCCATAGAACTGTTGGCGACCTCGGCAGACAATTTTGCCTCGAAATGTATCGCAGGAATCAAAGCCAATGAAGAACGCTGCAAGAGCCTGATCGAAGAAAGTCTGGCCATGTGCACGGCGCTGGCCCCTGAAATCGGATACGAAGCGGCCGCCAAGCTGGCCAAAGAAGCCTATAAGTCGGGCAAAACCGTTCGTGAGATTGCGCGGGAGCAGCGAGTGCTTCCGGACACGCGACTGAATGAGTTGCTGGATCCTTGGAGAATGACTGAATCAGGTGGTCCTGTCGGAAGCGCAGGAGGATAG
- a CDS encoding NAD-dependent malic enzyme yields MNDIGPYSNYRLTARIALANKPGMFARVASALAEEGANLGAVDLVSATADLMVRDITFDARNESHGDRVVQRLGRIEGVTVLSASDRVFLLHLGGKIKVQSKLPVNTRNILSMVYTPGVGRVAQAIAKDKAKAYAFTTKSNSVAVVTDGSAVLGLGNLGPEAALPVMEGKAMLFRELAGIDAWPICLNTQQTDDIVRTVQAIAPGFGAINLEDISAPHCFDVESRLRSSLDIPVMHDDQHGTAVVLLAALSNALEIIGKKLEDVRVTVNGLGAAGTACCRMLLAAGVSHLLGCDKEGIILYGEAEELRACRADLRACLTRDRPRGTLRDALRGADVFIGLSVGNLLQADDLDVMAKDRIVFAMANPDPEVAPELAVSHCRIFATGRSDLPNQINNALAFPGIFRGALDVQATTINEAMKLAASKALAEAIPRAALSEDYIIPSLFDKEVVPRIARAVAGAAYETGVARRRNKVGEDLTSS; encoded by the coding sequence ATGAACGACATCGGACCGTATTCCAACTATCGGCTCACCGCTCGAATCGCTCTCGCGAACAAGCCTGGCATGTTTGCCAGGGTGGCCTCCGCATTGGCCGAGGAGGGTGCCAACCTTGGCGCCGTGGATCTGGTTTCGGCCACCGCCGATCTGATGGTACGCGATATCACCTTCGATGCGCGGAACGAGTCTCACGGTGACCGCGTCGTGCAGCGTCTCGGTCGGATAGAGGGCGTAACCGTGTTGTCCGCATCCGACCGCGTCTTCCTTCTTCACCTGGGTGGAAAAATCAAGGTCCAAAGCAAACTGCCGGTCAACACGAGAAATATTCTCTCGATGGTGTACACGCCCGGGGTCGGGCGCGTGGCGCAGGCCATCGCGAAGGATAAGGCAAAGGCCTATGCGTTTACGACCAAGAGCAACAGCGTTGCGGTCGTGACGGACGGCTCGGCCGTGCTGGGCTTGGGTAATCTCGGCCCTGAAGCCGCTCTTCCCGTGATGGAGGGAAAAGCCATGCTGTTCCGGGAACTCGCCGGAATCGATGCGTGGCCGATCTGCCTGAATACGCAACAGACGGACGACATCGTTCGAACTGTTCAGGCGATTGCCCCCGGTTTCGGCGCCATCAATTTGGAAGACATCAGCGCTCCGCATTGTTTTGACGTGGAATCACGCCTGAGATCGTCCTTGGATATTCCCGTGATGCACGACGATCAGCATGGGACCGCGGTCGTGCTCCTTGCGGCATTGAGCAATGCCCTGGAGATCATCGGCAAGAAGTTGGAGGACGTCCGCGTCACGGTGAATGGTCTGGGTGCCGCCGGAACCGCCTGCTGTCGGATGCTGCTTGCAGCCGGAGTCTCGCATCTGTTGGGGTGCGATAAGGAGGGAATCATTCTCTACGGAGAGGCGGAGGAATTGCGAGCCTGCAGAGCCGACCTACGGGCCTGTCTGACCAGAGACCGGCCGAGAGGAACGTTGCGCGATGCGTTGCGTGGAGCAGATGTCTTCATCGGCCTCTCAGTCGGAAACCTCTTGCAGGCCGATGACCTTGACGTGATGGCGAAAGATCGCATCGTGTTTGCCATGGCCAATCCCGATCCCGAAGTGGCGCCGGAATTGGCTGTTTCCCATTGCCGGATCTTTGCGACCGGCCGTTCGGATCTGCCCAACCAAATCAACAATGCGTTGGCGTTTCCAGGAATCTTTCGCGGGGCGCTGGACGTGCAGGCGACGACCATCAATGAGGCGATGAAGCTTGCAGCCTCCAAGGCGTTGGCGGAAGCCATTCCCCGTGCGGCCTTGAGCGAAGACTACATTATTCCCAGCCTCTTCGACAAAGAAGTGGTGCCTCGAATAGCTCGAGCCGTTGCTGGCGCGGCTTATGAAACAGGCGTCGCACGCCGGCGCAACAAGGTCGGAGAGGATCTGACCTCCTCGTGA
- the rnd gene encoding ribonuclease D: MTDTSTARPSYITSRRDLEELSDRLRSHSRIALDTEFVGEESFVPKLELIQVAAGNVSAVIDFPAVQTDGSLDVFWDVVCDPRIEKIFHAGRQDLDLIAGHAGQIPKPFFDTQVAASMLGYGAQIAYANLVQRVIGTKLAKAHTFTNWSARPLSNDQIVYAAEDVQFLLSIHTVLLNRLEHLGRLEWVQEEFARLEAAVGEKGREPLDRYQRIRGWDSLRPKHAAVLRDLAAWRESEARRRNVPRGRVMRDEVLLQLARHPARTLDELRGVRGLHASEADRHGEHLLKLIASTLASPPASWPEVPRERKPEPESRGVVELLQAILKARAAEAEIAPTLLATSAEIQAMVDAAEKQVPIDLPVLRGWRYTIVGELLTRVLNGSVAVSIDAASRSLRVTPMTNPGT; encoded by the coding sequence ATGACCGATACGTCCACAGCACGCCCCTCGTACATCACATCGCGGAGAGATCTTGAAGAACTCTCCGACCGGCTCCGTTCCCATTCGAGGATCGCCCTTGATACCGAATTCGTGGGAGAGGAGAGTTTCGTCCCGAAGCTCGAACTGATACAGGTGGCGGCCGGCAACGTCTCAGCCGTGATCGATTTCCCTGCCGTCCAAACCGATGGTTCGCTCGATGTCTTCTGGGATGTGGTTTGCGACCCTCGGATCGAAAAGATATTTCACGCCGGCCGACAGGATCTGGACCTCATCGCCGGCCATGCCGGACAGATCCCCAAGCCGTTTTTCGATACTCAGGTGGCTGCCTCGATGCTGGGCTATGGCGCGCAAATCGCCTATGCCAATCTCGTGCAACGCGTGATCGGAACGAAACTCGCCAAAGCGCATACCTTTACAAACTGGAGCGCACGCCCGCTGTCTAACGATCAGATTGTCTATGCGGCGGAAGACGTCCAGTTTTTGCTCTCTATCCACACGGTGCTTCTCAATCGACTGGAACATCTTGGGCGTCTTGAATGGGTGCAGGAAGAGTTTGCCCGCCTGGAAGCTGCCGTAGGGGAAAAGGGACGCGAACCGCTCGACCGGTACCAACGCATTCGGGGCTGGGACAGTCTCAGGCCGAAACATGCTGCTGTGCTTCGCGATCTCGCCGCATGGCGTGAGTCAGAGGCCCGACGCCGGAACGTGCCGCGAGGGCGGGTGATGCGCGACGAAGTCCTGCTTCAGTTGGCCAGACATCCCGCGCGCACGCTGGACGAATTGCGAGGCGTACGGGGTCTGCATGCGTCTGAGGCCGACCGCCATGGTGAGCATCTTCTCAAGTTGATTGCCTCGACACTGGCATCGCCTCCGGCGTCGTGGCCCGAGGTGCCGCGGGAGCGGAAACCGGAGCCGGAATCACGTGGAGTGGTGGAATTGCTGCAAGCCATTCTCAAGGCGCGAGCGGCCGAGGCGGAAATTGCTCCTACACTCCTGGCCACGAGCGCGGAGATTCAAGCGATGGTGGACGCTGCGGAAAAACAGGTGCCAATCGATCTTCCGGTGTTACGCGGCTGGAGATATACCATTGTCGGTGAACTGCTGACGCGGGTCCTCAATGGAAGCGTGGCCGTGTCTATCGATGCCGCTTCGAGATCGTTGCGAGTGACTCCGATGACCAATCCCGGCACATGA
- a CDS encoding FAD-dependent oxidoreductase, which translates to MSAQTNHVVIVAGAGPAGLAVAASLGKAGHDVIILNRDIKFGGLAEYGIFPSKLKLRGGLRKQYWELLEQPNIHYLGNVSIGKEKDLTVEELRGLGASAVVFSIGAQGTKAIGVEGDSAHGVFHAKDVVYHFNRLPGFGDRPFNVGKHVAVIGAGDVMVDIAHWLVRYKKVERVTAIVRRGPAERKYNPKEIRAVCANMDVEGIKKEFTRIKDRLVAVGQNPDEIFKSLTGEFTKCEPKVSDAKMGFQFLASPKRILVDANNQVRGLEMEENKLEPKGADTAAVGLKQLYEFPCDSVVFAVGDKVDETVGLPYKGGVFVTNPNKTANEPDDALFQAYDEASGKIVEGVFLAGWARKASEGLVGIAKRDGDWCAEVVIRYLGTRTTGSQAKAVLDKLHALLQERKSRPVDVKALRILESAEQKQQGATECIGEFKFVTNQEMIGLIDRG; encoded by the coding sequence ATGAGTGCACAGACAAACCACGTGGTGATTGTCGCTGGGGCGGGTCCGGCCGGGTTGGCCGTCGCAGCTTCTCTTGGCAAGGCAGGACATGACGTCATTATTCTTAACCGAGACATCAAGTTCGGCGGATTGGCCGAGTACGGCATCTTTCCCAGCAAACTAAAATTGCGCGGCGGATTGCGGAAGCAGTACTGGGAACTGCTCGAACAGCCCAATATTCACTATTTGGGCAATGTCTCCATTGGAAAAGAAAAGGATCTGACGGTAGAGGAATTGCGTGGGTTGGGTGCGAGCGCGGTTGTCTTCTCCATTGGAGCACAGGGAACCAAGGCGATCGGAGTAGAGGGTGATTCGGCCCACGGTGTATTTCATGCGAAGGATGTCGTTTACCACTTCAATCGCTTGCCTGGATTCGGCGACCGTCCGTTCAATGTGGGAAAGCATGTCGCGGTGATCGGTGCCGGTGACGTCATGGTCGATATTGCTCATTGGTTGGTTCGCTACAAGAAGGTGGAACGCGTGACGGCGATCGTTCGACGGGGACCGGCAGAGCGGAAATACAATCCGAAGGAAATTCGTGCAGTGTGTGCCAACATGGATGTGGAAGGCATCAAGAAAGAATTTACACGGATCAAGGATCGGCTTGTCGCAGTCGGTCAGAATCCTGATGAAATTTTCAAGAGCCTGACCGGTGAGTTTACAAAATGCGAGCCAAAGGTCAGTGACGCCAAGATGGGGTTCCAGTTTCTCGCCTCTCCCAAACGGATCTTGGTCGATGCGAATAATCAGGTCCGTGGATTGGAGATGGAAGAGAACAAGCTGGAGCCAAAAGGAGCCGATACCGCGGCGGTTGGTCTCAAACAGTTATACGAATTTCCGTGTGACAGCGTCGTGTTTGCCGTGGGGGACAAGGTCGATGAAACTGTCGGCCTGCCTTATAAAGGGGGCGTCTTTGTGACGAACCCCAACAAAACCGCCAACGAACCGGACGATGCCTTGTTTCAGGCTTATGACGAAGCGAGCGGAAAAATCGTCGAAGGCGTGTTTCTTGCCGGCTGGGCGAGAAAAGCGAGCGAGGGCCTCGTCGGCATCGCTAAACGGGACGGGGATTGGTGTGCGGAGGTGGTCATCCGGTATTTGGGAACCAGGACGACAGGCAGTCAGGCGAAGGCCGTCCTCGACAAGCTGCACGCCTTGCTTCAGGAACGGAAAAGCCGCCCAGTGGATGTAAAGGCGCTGCGGATTTTAGAATCGGCGGAACAGAAACAACAGGGTGCCACGGAATGTATTGGTGAGTTCAAGTTCGTCACGAACCAGGAAATGATCGGTCTCATCGATCGAGGGTAG
- a CDS encoding citrate synthase, whose product MPHDFMPGLAGVPAAKSAISDVDGDRGLLEYRGIRVEELCDRSSYLETTYLLLFGRLPSPQQLAKWNEDVIGHRRLKYMIVDLMKCLPDQGHPMDALQAAVAALGMFYPGRHVKSEDNNYWSAVRLVAKLPTIVAAWARLRHGDEVIVPRDDLGFSENFLYMLTESEPPPLWSAVFDDCLILHAEHTMNASTFTGMVTASTLADPYTVVASAIGALKGPLHGGANEEVVQMLRDIGTVERVRSYVDEKIRRKDKLMGFGHRVYKVKDPRAVVLQRLCERLFQESGPSPLYEIAMKLEQVAGESLNAKGIYPNVDFYSGIVYDKMGIDIDLFTPVFAISRVSGWLAHWLEQLRENKLFRPDQIYAGDHNRPYIPIDQR is encoded by the coding sequence ATGCCACATGATTTCATGCCGGGTTTAGCCGGGGTCCCCGCAGCCAAATCGGCGATCAGCGATGTTGATGGAGATCGAGGTCTTCTCGAGTATCGAGGCATCCGAGTCGAAGAGCTCTGCGATCGATCGTCTTATCTGGAAACGACATATCTCCTCCTGTTTGGACGATTGCCGTCACCGCAGCAGCTGGCAAAATGGAACGAAGACGTCATCGGTCATCGTCGCCTGAAGTACATGATTGTGGACCTCATGAAGTGTTTGCCGGATCAGGGGCATCCGATGGACGCGCTGCAGGCGGCCGTGGCGGCGCTCGGTATGTTCTATCCGGGTCGTCACGTCAAGAGCGAAGACAACAACTACTGGTCGGCGGTGCGTCTCGTCGCCAAACTTCCGACGATCGTGGCCGCCTGGGCTCGCTTGCGGCATGGCGACGAGGTCATCGTGCCGCGGGATGATCTTGGCTTCAGCGAAAACTTTCTCTACATGTTGACTGAATCGGAGCCGCCTCCGCTCTGGTCGGCCGTCTTCGACGATTGTCTCATTCTGCATGCCGAACATACGATGAATGCATCGACGTTCACCGGCATGGTCACGGCATCCACTCTGGCCGATCCTTATACCGTGGTGGCGTCGGCGATCGGAGCATTGAAAGGGCCGCTGCACGGGGGGGCGAACGAGGAAGTCGTGCAGATGCTCAGGGACATTGGCACCGTCGAGCGGGTCCGTAGCTATGTGGATGAAAAAATACGGCGCAAGGACAAACTCATGGGTTTTGGTCATCGGGTCTACAAGGTCAAAGACCCGAGAGCCGTTGTGCTACAGCGACTGTGCGAGCGCCTGTTCCAAGAATCCGGACCGTCACCATTATATGAAATCGCCATGAAGCTGGAGCAGGTCGCGGGAGAATCCTTGAATGCCAAGGGTATCTACCCGAACGTCGATTTTTACTCCGGTATTGTCTATGACAAAATGGGCATCGATATCGACCTCTTCACGCCCGTTTTCGCAATCTCCCGGGTCTCTGGATGGCTTGCGCATTGGCTGGAGCAGCTTCGGGAAAACAAGCTGTTCCGTCCCGACCAGATTTACGCGGGGGACCACAACCGACCCTACATCCCCATAGACCAGCGCTGA